In a genomic window of Nitrospira sp. ND1:
- a CDS encoding MinD/ParA family protein has product MAMQPGILDPQMRALDDNVGPSRTQVITVTSGKGGVGKTNVVANTAIALAQTGKRVLVLDADLGLGNVDILLGLTPKYTLEHVLAKTCRLEDIALTGPHGITVLPASTGISQLTILTEAQQLILQDELERLASNMDVLLIDTGAGISSTVTYFAAAAQSIIVVVSPEPTSMTDAYALMKVLLRQYRERRFHVLVNMVKSPRDAARIFRKLELAVSRFLHISLDYLGAIPLDDYVPMAVTQQRAVIDLFPHAPASRAFRELTEAVAQLTPPALPKGTVQFLWQQLLRTH; this is encoded by the coding sequence ATGGCGATGCAACCAGGAATTTTGGATCCGCAGATGAGAGCGCTTGATGACAACGTCGGTCCCTCCCGCACGCAAGTGATTACCGTCACCAGCGGAAAAGGCGGGGTGGGGAAGACCAACGTGGTGGCGAATACCGCCATCGCCCTGGCCCAAACCGGAAAGCGTGTGCTCGTGCTGGATGCGGATCTCGGGTTGGGAAACGTCGATATTCTGCTCGGTCTGACACCGAAATATACGTTGGAGCACGTGCTCGCGAAGACCTGCCGGCTGGAAGATATCGCGCTGACCGGCCCGCATGGCATTACCGTCCTCCCGGCCAGTACCGGCATTTCTCAGTTGACGATCCTGACGGAAGCGCAACAGCTCATCCTTCAAGATGAACTTGAGCGATTGGCATCGAACATGGATGTGTTGTTGATCGATACCGGGGCGGGCATTTCTTCGACCGTGACCTACTTTGCGGCGGCGGCCCAATCCATTATCGTCGTGGTGTCTCCCGAGCCGACCTCCATGACGGACGCCTATGCGTTGATGAAAGTCCTGTTGCGGCAATACCGGGAACGCCGCTTCCATGTGCTCGTCAACATGGTGAAGTCGCCGCGGGACGCCGCGCGGATCTTCCGGAAACTGGAGTTGGCCGTCAGTCGATTCCTGCATATTTCGCTGGATTACCTGGGCGCGATTCCCTTGGACGACTATGTGCCGATGGCCGTGACCCAGCAGCGGGCCGTCATCGATCTCTTTCCGCACGCGCCGGCCAGCCGTGCGTTTCGAGAACTGACTGAGGCGGTGGCTCAGTTAACCCCACCGGCGCTTCCCAAAGGCACAGTGCAGTTCCTCTGGCAACAACTTTTGCGGACGCACTGA
- a CDS encoding sigma-70 family RNA polymerase sigma factor, whose protein sequence is MMDARKMSALRNAPRRVIAEADRERVIQEFTHVVKAMAHRLAFRLPAYMDAEDLMSVGIMGLMDAMDKYDPTREAKFKTYAEFRIRGAMLDEIRSMDWIPRSVHERITLLQKTYSELLHRLGRPPTDQEVGKELKMSTEELDEFLTRSRGAVVISLDDLGVQDADGHKIISVLTDSNQPDPLSVLVSERARHVLEAAIQDLPEKERLVLSLYYFEELTMKEIGQALKVTESRVCQIHSKAILHLKARLEPVDV, encoded by the coding sequence ATGATGGACGCTCGAAAAATGTCTGCGCTCAGAAACGCCCCGCGTCGGGTGATTGCGGAAGCGGATCGTGAACGGGTGATTCAGGAATTCACCCACGTCGTGAAGGCCATGGCCCATCGACTGGCGTTTCGCTTGCCGGCCTATATGGACGCGGAAGATTTGATGTCCGTCGGAATCATGGGACTCATGGATGCCATGGATAAGTACGATCCGACCCGCGAAGCCAAATTCAAGACCTACGCAGAGTTTCGCATCCGTGGCGCCATGCTCGATGAAATCCGGTCGATGGATTGGATCCCGCGCTCGGTCCACGAGCGGATTACGCTCCTTCAAAAGACCTATTCCGAGCTGCTGCACAGACTCGGACGCCCGCCGACAGACCAGGAAGTCGGCAAAGAGCTGAAGATGTCCACGGAGGAACTGGATGAATTCCTGACTCGCTCACGTGGCGCCGTGGTGATCAGCCTGGACGATCTCGGCGTGCAGGATGCGGACGGGCATAAGATCATCAGTGTGTTGACCGACTCCAATCAGCCGGATCCGCTCTCGGTCCTAGTGAGCGAACGGGCACGCCACGTGCTCGAAGCTGCAATCCAGGATCTGCCGGAGAAAGAACGGTTGGTATTGTCGCTTTACTATTTCGAGGAACTCACGATGAAGGAGATCGGGCAGGCGCTCAAGGTGACCGAATCGCGAGTATGCCAGATTCATTCGAAAGCCATCCTCCACTTGAAAGCGCGGCTCGAACCGGTCGATGTGTAA
- a CDS encoding GGDEF domain-containing protein has translation MHSSRPELNTSSDRNGSDSTNRHGWPDDEAGTESLQSARLGVMACILFMAGGLYWTASVGLLTMSALTAYPVMISAGILLTLMVFGATLWTPRGPQSASRMHSLSEESNGSGMNTYDSVTGLPTYRLFTSLLNQAVVHALKYGRPVAVLMIELDHFTPKTDEQAQINLNLMYRVHAARVKSALRTTDTVARIAERTFVVLLDQVTGPEEVVAIARKMQLTISLPVTLDGHELFLTSRIGISLSNQDTMDSDALLDVATRAVATARAEGYALYGLPGAMVSASVDATSTIAA, from the coding sequence ATGCATTCGTCACGTCCTGAACTCAACACCTCGAGCGACCGCAACGGGTCGGATTCAACGAACCGGCATGGGTGGCCCGACGACGAAGCGGGTACCGAATCGCTTCAGAGCGCTCGACTCGGCGTAATGGCCTGTATCCTGTTCATGGCCGGCGGATTGTATTGGACTGCCTCCGTGGGCCTCCTGACAATGTCGGCGTTGACGGCCTATCCCGTCATGATCTCCGCCGGCATTCTCCTCACGCTGATGGTCTTTGGCGCGACACTCTGGACTCCGCGGGGCCCACAATCGGCTTCCAGGATGCATTCACTGTCGGAAGAATCGAACGGGTCCGGCATGAACACCTACGACTCGGTCACCGGATTGCCGACCTATCGCCTCTTTACATCTCTCCTCAATCAAGCCGTAGTGCACGCTCTCAAGTATGGGCGGCCCGTGGCGGTCCTGATGATCGAACTCGATCACTTCACGCCGAAAACCGACGAACAGGCGCAGATCAACCTCAACCTCATGTATCGCGTTCACGCAGCGCGTGTGAAGAGCGCCCTGCGCACCACCGACACGGTAGCGCGAATTGCCGAACGCACCTTTGTCGTCCTGTTGGATCAGGTCACAGGTCCGGAGGAGGTGGTGGCCATCGCCAGGAAGATGCAACTCACGATATCGCTGCCGGTCACCCTCGACGGGCACGAATTGTTCCTCACCAGCCGCATAGGAATCAGCCTCTCCAACCAGGACACTATGGACAGTGACGCGCTCCTCGATGTGGCCACCCGGGCCGTCGCAACGGCTCGTGCCGAAGGGTACGCTCTCTATGGACTCCCCGGTGCGATGGTATCCGCCTCCGTTGATGCAACCTCCACGATCGCTGCGTGA
- a CDS encoding flagellar hook-basal body protein, translating into MNRAIYPILSGAVAQEKQLTVFANNLANVNTAGFKQDQQGFRGLFARASSTGMGVVSGGLSSAISTRPAGPSERVFAEVHGVRTAFEPGRIRITGNPLDVAIQNDGFFEVKTPDGVRYTRNGIFSLDSQRRLVTNLGHPVMGTKGEIKVPPGNIQINAEGAIQVDGTPIGSIKVVEFPENAMPQKFAEGLFVGGKPTVSTRPQVQSGHIEESNVNSLSEMVKMMQGMRSYESAQKLIQTMDRMTETAIQDLGRVQ; encoded by the coding sequence ATGAATCGAGCCATCTACCCCATACTCTCAGGCGCCGTAGCCCAGGAAAAACAACTCACGGTCTTCGCCAATAATCTGGCGAACGTGAACACGGCCGGATTCAAGCAGGACCAGCAGGGATTCCGCGGCCTTTTCGCCCGGGCCAGTTCGACGGGGATGGGAGTGGTGTCAGGAGGCCTCTCCTCCGCCATTTCGACCAGACCGGCCGGTCCCAGCGAACGGGTCTTTGCCGAAGTGCATGGGGTCCGAACGGCCTTTGAGCCGGGGCGGATCCGCATTACCGGTAATCCACTGGATGTCGCCATACAGAACGATGGGTTTTTTGAGGTCAAGACCCCGGACGGGGTTCGCTATACGCGCAACGGCATCTTTTCTCTCGACAGCCAACGACGCCTGGTCACCAATCTCGGGCACCCTGTCATGGGGACCAAAGGGGAAATCAAGGTGCCGCCCGGCAACATTCAGATCAATGCGGAAGGGGCGATCCAGGTGGACGGCACTCCGATCGGCAGCATCAAGGTGGTCGAGTTCCCGGAGAACGCGATGCCGCAAAAGTTTGCCGAAGGACTGTTTGTCGGAGGGAAACCGACGGTGTCGACAAGGCCGCAGGTGCAGTCGGGACACATCGAAGAGTCCAACGTGAATTCGTTGAGTGAAATGGTGAAGATGATGCAAGGCATGCGCAGTTACGAGTCGGCGCAGAAATTGATCCAAACGATGGATCGCATGACCGAAACGGCCATTCAGGATCTGGGTCGGGTGCAATAG
- the flgG gene encoding flagellar basal-body rod protein FlgG translates to MIRAMWTAATGMTAQQLNVDTIANNLANVNTNAFKRSRAEFGDLLYQIQRLPGTNASNVGVFPVGVQVGGGVRPITVAKEWVQGNMRQTGNDLDLAIDGAGFFQVTRPDGTIMYTRNGSFKRDNVGNLVTGDGDQLNPVITIPSGALKIDVGQDGTVSVLLPGVTQASQVGQIQLVRFDNPSGLVAMGGNLFLDSFASGPAQQGTGGFSTGFGTLQQGFLESSNVNLAEEMVNMIIAQRSYEINSKTIQASDEMMQIANNLRR, encoded by the coding sequence ATGATTCGCGCAATGTGGACGGCCGCGACGGGCATGACGGCCCAGCAACTGAACGTGGATACCATCGCCAACAATCTGGCGAACGTGAACACGAACGCATTCAAACGCAGCCGTGCGGAATTCGGCGATCTGCTGTATCAGATTCAACGCCTACCGGGCACGAACGCGTCGAACGTGGGCGTCTTTCCTGTCGGCGTGCAGGTCGGGGGCGGTGTGCGTCCCATTACGGTGGCCAAGGAATGGGTGCAAGGGAACATGCGGCAGACCGGGAACGATCTCGACCTGGCTATCGACGGCGCCGGATTTTTCCAAGTGACCCGGCCCGACGGGACCATCATGTACACCCGCAACGGATCCTTCAAGCGCGATAACGTCGGCAACCTCGTGACCGGCGACGGCGACCAGCTCAACCCGGTTATTACGATTCCGTCGGGCGCGCTGAAAATCGATGTCGGCCAGGACGGCACCGTCTCCGTTCTGCTTCCCGGCGTCACACAAGCGTCGCAGGTGGGGCAGATTCAGCTGGTCCGCTTCGACAACCCTTCGGGCCTGGTGGCGATGGGCGGCAACCTATTCCTGGACAGCTTTGCCTCCGGACCGGCGCAACAGGGTACCGGCGGATTCTCGACCGGCTTCGGCACCTTGCAGCAGGGATTCCTGGAAAGTTCGAACGTCAACCTGGCGGAGGAGATGGTCAACATGATCATCGCCCAACGGAGTTACGAAATTAACTCCAAGACCATTCAGGCATCCGATGAAATGATGCAGATTGCCAACAACCTGCGCCGGTAA
- the flgA gene encoding flagellar basal body P-ring formation chaperone FlgA: MNRLSLLSVATISLVTSAVLPAMAGERAPVRPLFQVQGAVAHQAQGLPQARGKRLIYPEQIRGVIHDFVKRELAGRAVDCQVAIGDPQQPIVVPSGTVDLQVSAGRSDEPLGRRVFQIHLAVNGRFIKTVDATADVAAIVEVVVPVRSIKVDEEIAVDDVTTERIVLYDLKQPFVTSPAEVIGKAAIRPLPPQNAIRMTSVRRPFAVHKGDRVTIEARQGGLSIQTVGVTKSHGELGQTITVSNVDSGKELRATVVAPGVVRVSF; encoded by the coding sequence GTGAATCGACTCAGTCTCCTGTCTGTTGCGACCATCAGCCTGGTCACGAGCGCCGTCCTCCCGGCCATGGCAGGGGAGCGGGCTCCGGTCCGGCCGCTGTTCCAGGTGCAGGGGGCTGTTGCGCATCAGGCGCAGGGCCTCCCGCAGGCCCGTGGGAAACGGCTCATCTATCCCGAACAAATCCGCGGGGTGATCCACGATTTCGTCAAACGGGAACTGGCCGGACGCGCCGTCGACTGCCAGGTGGCGATCGGCGATCCTCAGCAGCCGATCGTCGTACCCTCCGGGACGGTCGATCTGCAAGTCAGCGCCGGTCGATCGGACGAACCGCTGGGACGTCGAGTGTTCCAGATTCATCTGGCCGTGAACGGGCGATTCATCAAGACCGTCGATGCCACCGCCGATGTGGCCGCCATTGTCGAGGTGGTGGTGCCGGTGCGGTCGATCAAGGTCGACGAGGAAATTGCGGTCGACGACGTCACCACGGAACGGATCGTCCTGTACGACCTGAAGCAACCGTTTGTGACCAGTCCTGCCGAGGTCATCGGTAAAGCGGCCATTCGCCCGCTTCCGCCTCAAAATGCCATACGCATGACCTCGGTGCGGCGCCCTTTCGCCGTGCACAAGGGCGATCGGGTCACCATTGAAGCCCGGCAGGGCGGGTTGTCGATTCAAACCGTCGGAGTCACCAAATCGCATGGTGAATTGGGTCAAACCATCACGGTCTCCAATGTCGATTCCGGCAAGGAATTGCGGGCGACCGTCGTTGCCCCGGGGGTGGTCCGTGTCAGTTTTTAA
- a CDS encoding flagellar basal body L-ring protein FlgH — MAKLPPPKTTGSLWQEENGRAYLYEDLRAMRIGDIITILIVEKHKGSKSADTNAERDSTISNGIGGTGMGYLGIPGIRLGGEAKRGFGIDASAKSKFGGKGATNREDTLTGTISAIVTEVLPNGDLRVEGRREVTVNSERQIMTIGGIVRRVDVNTKNTVQSSAIADAKIEYSGLGVVDDVQRPGWLVRILDWVYPF, encoded by the coding sequence ATGGCCAAATTGCCACCGCCGAAAACCACGGGATCGCTGTGGCAGGAAGAGAATGGGCGGGCCTATCTCTACGAAGATCTTCGCGCCATGCGCATCGGCGACATCATCACGATTCTAATCGTGGAAAAACACAAGGGCTCGAAGAGCGCCGACACGAACGCAGAGAGAGACTCGACTATTTCGAATGGAATCGGCGGCACCGGGATGGGCTATCTCGGCATCCCGGGAATCCGCCTGGGCGGAGAAGCCAAGCGAGGGTTCGGTATCGATGCCAGCGCCAAGAGCAAGTTCGGCGGCAAAGGCGCAACCAACCGGGAAGACACGTTGACGGGCACGATTTCGGCCATCGTGACGGAGGTGTTGCCGAACGGAGACTTACGGGTCGAGGGCCGACGTGAGGTGACCGTCAATTCGGAACGCCAGATCATGACCATCGGGGGCATCGTCAGGCGCGTGGATGTGAATACGAAAAACACGGTGCAGTCGAGCGCCATTGCCGACGCCAAGATCGAATATTCCGGCCTGGGCGTCGTCGACGATGTGCAGCGGCCCGGCTGGCTCGTCAGAATTCTGGATTGGGTCTATCCGTTTTAG